In the Roseibium sp. Sym1 genome, CGTTGGGTCAGTCGGAGGGCGTGTAGCTCGTCGACCTTTTCGCGATACCGCGCGTCGTTTTCCCGAAAGTCGTCAGACCCGGTGTTGAGCAGGGATTTCATTCGTGTCATGGCAGATCGGGGTATTTCCTGAGAACAAAGGCGACCTTGGCGGCGCCGGGTTTTTCGAAAGTGTCGGCAGCAACCAGGTGAACATCGGCCTTGAAGACCAAAGAGTCGCGCAGCCGCTGCTCGATCTTCTTTTTAAGGGCGGCGTCGTCGGCCGGATCGCGGCCGGGGCCGCGTTCGACAATCACCGTCAGCGCGCCCTGCGTTGTGTGGCCCTCGAAATCGGCCACGATACGCATGACGCCATTGGTCTCCGGCACCATCTCGGTGATGACGCTGTTGATGGCCGACGGAAATACATTGGCCCCGCGCACGATCAGCATGTCGTCAGTTCGGCCGGTGCAACGGATCTTGGCACCGGTGCGACCACAGGAGCATTCGGTGTCGATGACTTCGATATAATCGCCAGACCGGAACCGTACCAGCGGGCTGGCCTGGCGGCCGATCGCGGTGTAGATCATCTCGCCTTCGGCCCCCTTTTCCCAAGGGATGATCTCGCCGCTGTCAGGGTCGAGCAATTCGGTGATGATATAGTCCATGTTGACCATATGCATGCCCGACTGCTCCTCGCATTCGGCCCAGTAGGTCACGCCCAGATCGGTGCCGCCCAGCATTTCCGTGCATTTCGCGCCCCAGGCGGCCTCGATCTTGGCGCGGATTGCGGGAATTCCGCCGCCGGGCTCTCCGCCGACGATCACATGTTCGACCCCCAGTTCGCTGGCCTTGCAACCCAGCACTTCGGGCGCCTTTTCCGCCAGGTGCAGAACGAAGTTCGGCGCGCCGACGATGCCGCGCGGGCGGGTGTCGGCGCAGGCGCGCATCAGGCGGTCCGCACCGCCATCCGCCCCCACCGGCACATCGATCGCACCCATGTACTGCAACCCCTGCATCACGGGGATGCCGCCGACAAAGCCCTTGGCCAGCGAAAACGCATGCAGCACCATGTCGCCCGGACGCACGCCGTTGGCAAAAAAACAGCGCGCTGTCATCTCGTGCCACATCTCGGCGTCGGCTTCGGTCAGGGCCACATAAGAGGGGCTGCCCGTCGTGCCCGACGAGGCCTGCATCTGGACGATCTCGGACATTGGCGCGGCGCGGTGTTTGCCGAACGGCGGCTCGGCGGACAGGCTCTCGCGGATCTCGGTCTTGTAGGTATAGGGCAGCTTCCGCAGGTCCTCGATGGTGCGGATATCGTCGAATTCCACACCGGCCGCGGTGAACTTTTCCTGATAGAAGGTCGAGTTCGCCTTGAGATAGGCCATCTGCTCGCGCAGCCGCTCTTCCTGAAGGCGGTGGACCTCGTCCAGGGGCTTGCCCTCGATCTCGTGCCAGAAACGATCATTCAACTTGTTGGCTGCATCTTGCCGCCTGAAGCGCATTCCAAATTGCATATCGTCCTCCGTGACGGGCAGCGCGATCAATAAGACCGCGGCATGCCCATGACCTTCTCACCGATGAAGCTGAGACACAGTTCGCGGTTCACCGGCGCCGTGCGCAGCAGACGCACCAGCGGGTACATCTCGTAGAGCCCCGTGTCTTCGGTGAAACCCGATCCGCCATGCGCCTGAAGCGCGGCATCCACCGCTTCGATCCCGGCCTCGGCGGCGGCGTATTTCGCCATGTTTGACGAGGCCCCTGCGGGCAGCTTGTTATCGAACTCCCATGCCGCGCGGCGGGTCATCAGGCTGGCCATCTCGACCGCTGTATGCGCCTTGGCCATCGGGTGCTGCACCCCTTGGTGCGCGCCGATTGGTTGACCGAAGACATTGCGCTCGGACGCGTAGTTCACCCCCTTGTTCAGGGCGAAGCGACCGATGCCGCAGCACAGGGCGGCCAGGATGATGCGTTCGGGGTTGAGGCTGTCGAACAGGATCGAGAAGCCCTCGTCGACCTCGCCGACCACATCCTCCGGGCCCAGGTCCACATCGTCGAAGAACAGCGTCCACTGTTCCTCCGGCAGAGGAATCGAGATTTTCACCCGCTGCTTTTCGACACCTTTTTTCTTCAGATCCACGGCGAACAGGGTAAAGCCGTCGGTCTTGCGACTGACCTCGGTATGCGGCTTGGTCCGCGCCACCACGAGGCAGTAGTCGGCCACTTCGGCCCCGGTGATAAAGGTCTTCTCACCCGACAGGCTGAAGCGGTTGCCCCGGCGCTTGGCCAGCGTGGTGGCCTTCATCGTGTTCGACCCGGCCCCCGGTTCGGTGATCGCGAAACAGAACTGGATATCGCCGCGGCAGGCCGCCGGCAGCAGCTCTTTCTTGTGGAATTCGCTCCCGTGGCTTGCGATATGGGCCAGCGACATGGTCGGCCCGACCACCATCATCAGAAGCGGAATGCCGTGGTTCGCGGTGCCCTCCATGAACAAGGCCATTTCGGTCATGCCAAGGCCCGCGCCGCCGTATTTCTCGGGCACCATGATACCCAGGAAGCCGTCATCGGCAATCTGCTTGAACATCTCCTGCGGGAACTCGTGCCTGCGCGCGTGGTCCAGCCAATAGGCATTGTCGTATTTCTGCGCCAACTGGCCGCCGTATTCGTAAATCTGGCGCTGTTCGTCGTTTAAAGTGAAGTCCATAGTCTCTTCCTTAGGCCTTGAATTCGGGCGCGCGCCGGTTCTCGAACGCGTCGAGCCCCTCGGCAACGTCAACGCTGGGCAACGCGCGCACGG is a window encoding:
- a CDS encoding acyl-CoA dehydrogenase family protein, which codes for MDFTLNDEQRQIYEYGGQLAQKYDNAYWLDHARRHEFPQEMFKQIADDGFLGIMVPEKYGGAGLGMTEMALFMEGTANHGIPLLMMVVGPTMSLAHIASHGSEFHKKELLPAACRGDIQFCFAITEPGAGSNTMKATTLAKRRGNRFSLSGEKTFITGAEVADYCLVVARTKPHTEVSRKTDGFTLFAVDLKKKGVEKQRVKISIPLPEEQWTLFFDDVDLGPEDVVGEVDEGFSILFDSLNPERIILAALCCGIGRFALNKGVNYASERNVFGQPIGAHQGVQHPMAKAHTAVEMASLMTRRAAWEFDNKLPAGASSNMAKYAAAEAGIEAVDAALQAHGGSGFTEDTGLYEMYPLVRLLRTAPVNRELCLSFIGEKVMGMPRSY
- a CDS encoding phenylacetate--CoA ligase family protein; its protein translation is MQFGMRFRRQDAANKLNDRFWHEIEGKPLDEVHRLQEERLREQMAYLKANSTFYQEKFTAAGVEFDDIRTIEDLRKLPYTYKTEIRESLSAEPPFGKHRAAPMSEIVQMQASSGTTGSPSYVALTEADAEMWHEMTARCFFANGVRPGDMVLHAFSLAKGFVGGIPVMQGLQYMGAIDVPVGADGGADRLMRACADTRPRGIVGAPNFVLHLAEKAPEVLGCKASELGVEHVIVGGEPGGGIPAIRAKIEAAWGAKCTEMLGGTDLGVTYWAECEEQSGMHMVNMDYIITELLDPDSGEIIPWEKGAEGEMIYTAIGRQASPLVRFRSGDYIEVIDTECSCGRTGAKIRCTGRTDDMLIVRGANVFPSAINSVITEMVPETNGVMRIVADFEGHTTQGALTVIVERGPGRDPADDAALKKKIEQRLRDSLVFKADVHLVAADTFEKPGAAKVAFVLRKYPDLP